The nucleotide sequence TTCATCGCGTTGAAGCCGCCGTTGTTCTCGGGGAGCTTCTGCTTGATGATGTCGGCCTCGAGCGTGACGCCGAGGTGGTTGGCCTGACCGGTCAGGTCGGCGGCGACGTGGTAGTCGACCCCGTCCTTGTTGAACGCGCTGTTGCGCAGATAGCACCAGAGGACGGTGAACATCCCGAGCGAGTGGGCCTCGGAGAAGGCCTCGCTCACCTCCTGGAGCTGGCGGGTCGACTCGTCGGAGCCGAAGTAGATGGTCGCCCCGACCCCGGCCGCGCCCAGCTCGTAGGCCTGCGGCACGGAGCCGAACATCACCTGGTCGTAGCGGTTCGGGTAGCTCAGCAGCTCGTTGTGGTTCAGCTTGACGATGAACGGGATGCGGTGCGCGTAGCGCCGGGACACGGCGCCGAGCACCCCGAACGTCGTCGCCACGGCGTTGCACCCACCCTCGACGGCGAGCTCGACGATGTTCTTCGGGTCGAAGTACTTCGGGTTCGGGGCGAAGCTCGCCGCCGCCGAGTGCTCGATCCCCTGGTCCACCGGGAGGATGGACACGTAGCCGGTGCCGCCGAGGCGGCCGTGCCGGTAGAGCGCCTGGAGGTTGCGGAGCACCTGCGGTGAGCGGTCGGTCTCGACCATGACCCGGTCGACGAAGTCCGGGCCCGGGAGCGTCAGGTCCTCCTTCGGGATGCCCTTGCACGTGTAGGTGAGCAGGCTCTCGGCGTCGTCGCCCAGCACGGTCTGGATGTCCACGTCTGATGCGCTCCTCGGTCGGTGGTCCGGCGGCCGGCCAGGCACGATCGCCGGCA is from Acidimicrobiales bacterium and encodes:
- a CDS encoding class I fructose-bisphosphate aldolase, with product MDIQTVLGDDAESLLTYTCKGIPKEDLTLPGPDFVDRVMVETDRSPQVLRNLQALYRHGRLGGTGYVSILPVDQGIEHSAAASFAPNPKYFDPKNIVELAVEGGCNAVATTFGVLGAVSRRYAHRIPFIVKLNHNELLSYPNRYDQVMFGSVPQAYELGAAGVGATIYFGSDESTRQLQEVSEAFSEAHSLGMFTVLWCYLRNSAFNKDGVDYHVAADLTGQANHLGVTLEADIIKQKLPENNGGFNAMKFGKTSKLVYDELTTDHPIDLCRWQVANCYMGRVGLINSGGASSGETDLVEAVRTAVVNKRAGGTGLISGRKAFQRPTDQGIELLNAIQDVYLDESVTVA